A single window of uncultured Pseudodesulfovibrio sp. DNA harbors:
- a CDS encoding response regulator, translated as MIESLKILIADDSTSALYALKKNLAPTDAILTTAMDGLEAREIMEKHSFDLVITDVDMPRLDGLEFCKWIKENPKTNTTPVIILSSRESDQDIDNGFRVGADGYVPKSSAAKELIPRIEQILDRTAMTQDRVLLVVDDSEAIRTFLQNGLSIAGFKVLLANDGNEAMTILDEVTPDLILSDLMMPNMDGHQLCRQIKNREDLKAIPMVIMSSMRDKAVMHRMIHDGAASYITKPFGMNNLIQIIEKILSEQFRIMLVERDRLRAERRMTLGSIASLVKALEARDHYTSGHSESVTHIAMQIAKRLDFSDDQMTRLHIAGNLHDLGKIGIRDNVLLKPDKLSTEEFEHIKSHTTVVVDILDPLPGMEDVLVAASSHHERWDGTGYPHGLKGKNIPLLGRILAVADVFDAMTSDRVYRKGMPKEKIRDIIFEGRNKQFCPECVDAFMDWYEQSNGIVSPSNDWDS; from the coding sequence ATGATTGAATCCCTCAAGATTCTTATTGCCGACGACTCTACATCAGCGCTTTATGCACTGAAAAAAAACCTTGCTCCCACGGATGCCATCCTCACTACGGCTATGGATGGTCTAGAAGCTCGGGAAATAATGGAAAAGCATTCTTTTGATTTGGTTATAACCGATGTAGACATGCCCAGACTCGATGGTTTGGAATTCTGCAAATGGATCAAAGAAAATCCAAAAACAAATACCACCCCGGTCATCATCCTCAGTTCCCGAGAATCAGATCAAGACATCGACAACGGATTCAGAGTCGGTGCCGACGGCTACGTCCCCAAAAGCTCCGCCGCAAAAGAACTTATCCCACGCATAGAACAAATTCTGGATAGAACGGCCATGACTCAAGACAGGGTTCTGCTCGTCGTTGATGATTCAGAGGCTATACGAACATTCCTTCAGAACGGCCTCTCCATCGCGGGATTCAAGGTCCTTCTCGCCAATGACGGGAATGAAGCCATGACCATACTCGACGAGGTCACTCCAGATCTGATTCTGTCTGACCTGATGATGCCCAATATGGATGGGCACCAACTATGCAGACAAATCAAAAATCGCGAAGATCTCAAGGCCATACCAATGGTCATTATGTCGTCCATGCGAGACAAGGCGGTTATGCATCGCATGATTCATGACGGAGCGGCTTCCTACATTACCAAACCATTCGGCATGAACAATCTTATCCAGATTATCGAAAAGATACTCTCCGAACAGTTCCGTATCATGCTGGTGGAAAGGGACAGGCTCAGGGCTGAACGACGGATGACCTTGGGATCAATAGCCAGCCTGGTCAAGGCTCTGGAAGCTCGCGACCACTACACAAGCGGTCATTCAGAATCAGTGACACACATTGCCATGCAAATAGCCAAACGGCTGGACTTCAGTGACGACCAAATGACAAGGCTCCACATAGCAGGCAACCTTCACGACTTGGGCAAAATAGGAATCAGGGACAACGTACTCCTCAAACCCGACAAACTGTCCACTGAGGAATTTGAACACATCAAGAGTCACACCACAGTGGTGGTCGACATTCTTGATCCGCTGCCCGGAATGGAAGATGTTCTCGTTGCCGCATCATCCCATCATGAACGATGGGACGGGACAGGATACCCTCACGGTCTCAAGGGGAAAAATATTCCTCTGCTCGGAAGAATCCTCGCCGTCGCTGACGTTTTCGACGCCATGACCAGTGATCGCGTCTACCGCAAAGGAATGCCAAAAGAAAAGATTCGAGACATCATTTTTGAAGGACGAAACAAACAATTTTGCCCAGAATGTGTCGACGCCTTTATGGATTGGTATGAACAATCCAATGGCATCGTCAGCCCCTCAAACGACTGGGACAGCTAA
- a CDS encoding HD domain-containing phosphohydrolase produces MTQQLEKNDVLTTLISLAQAAEARNTLTKGHSERVAQVAHGIGLELDLPTKKLERLLLMGRLHNIGTAGVRDSVLLKTNKLTDTEYAHVKNHTVLGAQMLAPIKELEDVAEVCLTHHERWDGSGYPHGLRGEEIPFAARLISTADVYVAIISERPHRDSMPEPVAADILNEGKGTLLCPLCVDAFQKWFDKTGGRIETQNE; encoded by the coding sequence ATGACCCAACAGCTTGAAAAAAACGATGTTCTGACGACCCTCATCAGTCTGGCCCAAGCCGCTGAAGCCCGAAACACCCTGACCAAAGGTCATTCCGAACGTGTAGCGCAAGTGGCCCACGGCATTGGGCTGGAGCTTGATCTTCCGACCAAAAAACTTGAACGGTTGCTGCTTATGGGCAGACTGCACAACATTGGCACGGCGGGAGTCCGTGACAGCGTCCTGCTCAAGACAAACAAGCTCACTGACACGGAATACGCCCACGTCAAAAACCATACGGTTCTGGGAGCACAAATGCTCGCCCCCATCAAGGAGCTTGAGGATGTCGCTGAAGTCTGTCTGACCCACCACGAACGCTGGGACGGTTCAGGCTACCCGCACGGCCTCCGAGGTGAAGAAATTCCGTTTGCTGCCCGTCTCATCAGTACGGCCGATGTTTATGTCGCCATCATTTCCGAGCGGCCTCATCGCGATTCCATGCCGGAACCTGTCGCAGCCGACATCCTCAATGAGGGGAAAGGGACATTGCTATGTCCCCTCTGTGTAGATGCATTCCAAAAATGGTTTGATAAAACCGGAGGCCGGATAGAAACCCAAAATGAATAA
- the lepB gene encoding signal peptidase I has protein sequence MTQSSLKSFRDSIEAIVVALLLAFVIRAFIVQAFKIPSGSMLETLQIGDHLLVTKFAYDVRLPSNIWLDTTDGKVLAKTGDPERGDIIVFKFPEDESKDFIKRVIGLPGETIEIRNKVVYIDGQPIDEPYTQHTKFTRNPIRDDFGPFTVPQDEFFVMGDNREGSYDSRWWGPVKRQKIVGKALVIYWSWGSLTDIRFNRIGTMFN, from the coding sequence ATGACCCAAAGCTCTCTGAAATCCTTTCGCGACTCCATCGAGGCCATTGTCGTCGCCCTGCTGCTCGCCTTTGTTATCCGCGCCTTTATTGTTCAAGCTTTTAAAATTCCGTCCGGCTCCATGCTGGAGACCTTGCAGATAGGCGACCACTTGCTGGTCACCAAGTTCGCGTATGACGTGCGCCTGCCGTCCAATATCTGGCTCGACACCACAGATGGTAAAGTCCTTGCCAAGACCGGCGACCCTGAACGCGGCGATATCATCGTGTTCAAATTCCCGGAAGATGAGTCCAAGGATTTCATCAAGCGTGTTATCGGTCTGCCCGGTGAGACCATCGAGATTCGTAATAAAGTAGTCTACATCGACGGCCAGCCTATCGATGAGCCGTACACCCAGCATACCAAATTCACCCGCAATCCCATTCGTGACGACTTCGGGCCGTTCACCGTGCCGCAGGACGAGTTCTTTGTCATGGGCGATAACCGTGAAGGCTCCTACGATTCCCGCTGGTGGGGACCGGTCAAGCGTCAGAAGATCGTGGGTAAAGCCCTCGTCATCTACTGGTCCTGGGGCTCTCTGACAGATATCAGATTCAACCGCATCGGAACCATGTTCAACTAG
- the lepA gene encoding translation elongation factor 4, which produces MNKIDKIRNFSIIAHIDHGKSTLADRILELTGMVGDREKKDQYLDKMELERERGITIKAQTVRIPYTDTDGEKYILNLIDTPGHVDFSYEVSRSLSSCEGALLVVDSTQGVEAQTLANVYLAMDNDLEVIPVLNKIDLPSADPEAISHEIEDVIGLDCSNPIMVSAKTGLNVQEVIDAVINLLPPPEGDPEAPLKALIFDSWYDSYQGVVVLFRILDGKLKKGDKIKIFSTGKEFDVTRVGAFMPEAVDIKAMGPGEVGFLCASMKELGDAPVGDTITKAENPVAVPYPGFKPVKPMVFSGLYPIEPAEYETLKAALEKLQLNDAAFSYEPETSQALGFGFRCGFLGLLHIEIIQERLEREFEAKLITTAPSVIYEVSDIHDEIMTIDNPSKLPDPSNIGSIREPFVRLEVHVPNEFVGAVLALCEEKRGIQKNMAYLTEKRVVITYEIPFAEVMYDFFDKLKSSTKGYASLDYEIIDYREADLVRLDILINGDPVDAFSCIVHRENAARIGRSLALKLKRSIPRQMFEVVIQAAIGNKIVAKERNAPFRKDVTAKCYGGDITRKRKLLEKQKEGKKRMRRMGNVEIPQEAFLSVLKSDED; this is translated from the coding sequence ATGAACAAAATAGATAAAATACGTAATTTCAGCATCATCGCCCATATCGACCATGGCAAGTCGACCTTGGCCGACCGCATTCTCGAACTCACCGGCATGGTCGGCGACCGCGAGAAAAAAGACCAGTACCTTGATAAAATGGAACTGGAACGCGAACGCGGCATCACTATCAAGGCGCAAACCGTGCGAATTCCGTACACCGATACGGACGGCGAAAAATATATCCTGAACCTCATCGACACGCCCGGCCACGTTGATTTCAGCTATGAAGTCTCGCGTTCGTTGTCGTCCTGCGAAGGCGCACTGCTCGTGGTTGACTCCACGCAGGGCGTTGAGGCCCAGACCCTTGCCAACGTGTACCTCGCCATGGATAACGACCTCGAAGTTATCCCGGTGCTCAATAAGATCGACCTGCCGAGTGCAGACCCCGAGGCGATCAGCCACGAGATTGAAGACGTGATCGGTCTGGACTGCTCCAATCCGATTATGGTTTCGGCCAAGACCGGCCTGAACGTGCAGGAAGTCATCGACGCGGTCATCAACCTGTTGCCCCCGCCCGAAGGCGACCCGGAAGCACCGCTCAAGGCGCTCATTTTCGACTCATGGTATGATTCATATCAGGGCGTTGTGGTGCTGTTCCGTATCCTCGACGGCAAGCTCAAGAAGGGCGACAAGATCAAGATTTTCTCCACGGGCAAGGAGTTCGACGTCACACGTGTCGGCGCGTTCATGCCCGAAGCCGTGGATATCAAGGCCATGGGACCGGGCGAGGTCGGGTTCCTGTGCGCATCCATGAAAGAACTTGGCGACGCACCAGTCGGCGATACCATCACCAAGGCTGAAAACCCGGTGGCCGTGCCGTATCCCGGCTTCAAACCGGTCAAGCCCATGGTGTTCTCCGGTCTGTATCCCATTGAACCGGCAGAGTATGAAACGCTCAAGGCCGCACTGGAAAAACTCCAGCTCAATGACGCGGCGTTTAGCTACGAGCCGGAAACTTCGCAGGCTCTGGGCTTCGGCTTCCGCTGCGGATTTCTCGGACTGCTGCATATCGAGATCATTCAAGAACGGCTGGAACGCGAGTTCGAGGCCAAGCTCATCACTACGGCTCCGTCAGTCATCTATGAGGTGTCGGATATCCATGATGAGATCATGACCATCGATAACCCGTCCAAGTTGCCTGATCCGTCAAATATCGGCAGCATCCGCGAACCGTTCGTGCGTCTTGAAGTGCATGTGCCCAATGAATTCGTGGGCGCGGTGCTGGCTCTGTGCGAGGAGAAACGCGGCATCCAGAAAAACATGGCCTACCTGACCGAGAAGCGCGTGGTGATTACCTACGAGATTCCGTTCGCCGAGGTCATGTACGACTTCTTCGACAAACTCAAATCCTCTACCAAAGGATATGCGAGCCTGGATTACGAGATCATCGATTACCGCGAGGCCGACCTTGTGCGTCTCGATATTCTGATCAACGGCGACCCCGTGGACGCATTCTCCTGCATTGTGCACCGCGAGAACGCGGCCCGTATCGGCCGGTCACTGGCTCTCAAGTTGAAACGCTCGATTCCGCGCCAGATGTTCGAAGTGGTCATTCAGGCCGCCATCGGCAACAAGATCGTTGCCAAGGAACGCAATGCGCCGTTCCGTAAAGACGTTACCGCCAAGTGTTACGGTGGTGACATCACTCGTAAACGTAAATTGTTGGAAAAACAGAAAGAAGGTAAGAAACGTATGCGCCGTATGGGCAACGTTGAAATACCTCAGGAAGCGTTTCTCTCAGTACTTAAATCTGACGAAGACTAA
- a CDS encoding DEAD/DEAH box helicase: METPVTEYVAAMLDSKRMAHQIAHHRMLDGAEACLGEPRRPWPAALQNALSLLGVDELYAHQAEAVDYVRAGRHIVVATPTASGKTLTYNLPVMERCMADPEAKALYLFPLKALAQDQLKGFNELAALLPEDNRPTAAIYDGDTTPHFRKKIRNSPPNVIMSNPEMVHLSMLPYHASWAEFLSGLTHIVVDEVHTYRGVMGGHMAMVFRRLLRLCRYYGATPTFVFCSATIGNPAELCHMLTDLEVHPILESGAARGGRHMVFLNPDGSPSQAAIQLLQAALVRDLRTIVYCQSRKMTELISMWATERSGQFKEKISAYRAGFLPEERREIETKMADGDLLAVISTSALELGIDIGGLDVCIMVGYPGSIMATLQRGGRVGRSQQDSVVALIAQEDALDQYFMRNPDDFFSRPPESAMLNPHNPVIMDRHLICAAAELTLRRGENFLREEPVSKRVEELIGFGQLYEVQPDTSGHPAEVVSSRKRPHRDVDLRGAGQQLHIEDNSSVREKAPVIGTIDAHRAFRETHPGAVYLHRGQTYVISDLNVGAGAVHARKERVGYYTKPRGSKDTEILEVLGQKASFGTRVYFGRVKVTEQITGYEKRSVRGGKLLGIMPLDLPPLVFETEAIWFEVGHDIRRRCEDEFLHFMGGIHAFEHAAIGMLPLLVMTDRNDLGGISTPMHPQVEGPAVFIYDGMPGGAGLTRQAFERADELIETTLKTIVDCPCDLGCPSCVHSPKCGSGNRPIDKRAAQFVLEAIRSGDPKSIEPKEIDVNLLPGIDMKKPAPKRYGVIDIETRYSADEVGGWGRADRMGVSIACVYDSDDDAMHDYEQDEMPELVEHLQQFDLVIGFNHVKFDYAVLGGLNPFHFRGLPNLDLLMEVHNRLGYRLKLDNIASATLDVGKSADGLQALKWWQEGRLDLITEYCQQDVAVTRDVYLFGREHGHVFFTNKAGQKVKLPIDW; this comes from the coding sequence GTGGAAACTCCTGTCACAGAATATGTCGCGGCTATGCTCGATTCCAAGCGCATGGCCCATCAGATAGCTCATCATCGTATGCTGGATGGTGCAGAGGCTTGTTTGGGTGAACCGCGCCGTCCGTGGCCTGCGGCTTTGCAAAATGCGCTTTCCCTGCTCGGTGTGGATGAGTTGTACGCGCATCAGGCCGAGGCCGTTGATTATGTTCGGGCCGGGCGCCATATTGTGGTTGCCACGCCGACAGCCAGCGGCAAGACGTTGACCTATAACTTGCCGGTCATGGAACGGTGCATGGCGGACCCTGAAGCTAAGGCTCTGTATCTTTTCCCGCTCAAGGCGCTGGCTCAGGACCAGCTCAAGGGATTCAATGAACTGGCTGCTTTGTTGCCCGAGGACAATCGGCCCACGGCTGCCATTTATGACGGCGACACCACGCCTCATTTTCGTAAGAAGATCCGTAATTCACCGCCCAATGTCATTATGTCCAACCCGGAAATGGTCCATCTGTCCATGTTGCCGTATCACGCGAGTTGGGCCGAATTCTTGTCAGGTTTGACGCATATCGTGGTGGATGAGGTTCACACTTATCGAGGTGTCATGGGCGGGCATATGGCCATGGTTTTCCGCCGATTACTTCGGCTTTGCCGGTATTATGGCGCCACTCCGACTTTTGTGTTTTGTTCGGCCACCATCGGCAACCCGGCTGAACTTTGTCATATGCTCACGGATCTTGAAGTGCATCCCATCCTTGAGTCCGGGGCTGCTCGCGGCGGTCGGCATATGGTGTTCCTTAATCCTGACGGCAGTCCGTCACAGGCTGCCATCCAGTTGTTGCAGGCCGCATTGGTCCGTGATTTGCGGACCATAGTCTATTGCCAGTCGCGCAAGATGACCGAGTTGATTTCCATGTGGGCCACAGAACGTAGTGGGCAGTTTAAAGAGAAAATTTCTGCATACCGGGCCGGTTTTTTACCTGAAGAGCGACGCGAAATCGAAACGAAAATGGCGGATGGCGATTTGCTGGCTGTTATTTCCACCTCGGCCCTTGAGCTCGGCATCGACATCGGTGGGCTGGATGTCTGTATTATGGTTGGCTATCCCGGCTCAATCATGGCGACGTTGCAGCGCGGTGGGCGCGTGGGCCGGAGCCAGCAGGATTCCGTGGTGGCGCTTATCGCGCAGGAAGACGCTCTTGATCAATACTTCATGCGCAACCCGGACGATTTTTTTAGTCGACCTCCAGAGTCAGCCATGCTCAATCCGCACAATCCGGTGATTATGGACCGGCATCTTATCTGCGCTGCCGCTGAATTGACCTTGCGGCGTGGCGAGAATTTTCTCCGTGAGGAGCCTGTCAGCAAGCGCGTGGAAGAGCTGATCGGTTTTGGTCAATTGTACGAGGTGCAGCCTGACACGTCAGGTCATCCGGCAGAAGTGGTTTCCAGCCGCAAGCGGCCACATCGGGACGTTGATTTGCGTGGAGCAGGTCAACAACTCCATATTGAGGACAATTCGTCGGTTCGGGAAAAAGCGCCTGTTATCGGAACCATTGACGCACATCGGGCTTTTCGGGAAACACATCCCGGTGCCGTTTATCTGCATCGCGGCCAGACCTATGTCATTTCTGATCTCAATGTGGGGGCGGGTGCTGTCCATGCTCGCAAGGAGCGAGTGGGCTACTACACCAAGCCTCGCGGGAGTAAGGATACCGAGATTCTGGAAGTCCTTGGACAGAAGGCGAGTTTCGGAACTCGTGTCTACTTCGGGCGGGTCAAGGTTACGGAGCAGATCACCGGCTATGAAAAGCGTTCCGTACGTGGCGGAAAGTTGCTCGGTATCATGCCGCTTGATTTACCCCCGTTAGTGTTCGAGACCGAGGCCATTTGGTTTGAGGTGGGCCATGACATCCGTCGTCGGTGCGAGGATGAGTTCCTGCATTTCATGGGGGGTATTCATGCCTTTGAACATGCGGCTATCGGCATGTTGCCGTTGCTGGTTATGACTGATCGGAATGATCTTGGTGGTATCTCCACGCCCATGCATCCGCAGGTGGAAGGTCCGGCGGTTTTTATTTATGATGGCATGCCCGGTGGAGCCGGTCTGACCCGACAGGCTTTCGAGCGTGCCGATGAGTTGATTGAGACAACGCTCAAGACCATTGTTGACTGTCCGTGCGACCTGGGGTGTCCATCTTGCGTGCATTCGCCCAAGTGTGGATCAGGCAACCGGCCCATTGATAAACGGGCCGCACAGTTTGTGCTGGAAGCAATTCGCTCCGGCGATCCGAAATCAATCGAACCAAAGGAGATAGACGTGAATCTTCTACCCGGAATCGACATGAAGAAGCCCGCGCCCAAGCGGTATGGTGTGATTGACATTGAGACTCGCTATTCCGCCGACGAAGTGGGGGGGTGGGGACGTGCCGACCGTATGGGCGTGTCCATTGCCTGCGTGTATGACTCGGATGATGATGCCATGCATGATTATGAGCAGGATGAGATGCCCGAGTTGGTCGAACATCTGCAACAATTTGATCTTGTTATCGGTTTTAACCACGTGAAGTTTGATTATGCCGTGCTTGGCGGGTTGAATCCTTTTCATTTCAGAGGATTGCCCAATCTTGATTTGCTCATGGAAGTGCATAACCGGCTTGGGTATCGCCTCAAGCTTGATAATATTGCATCTGCCACCTTGGATGTCGGCAAGTCAGCCGATGGGTTGCAGGCGCTCAAGTGGTGGCAGGAAGGACGGCTTGATCTCATCACTGAATATTGTCAGCAGGATGTCGCGGTGACTCGTGATGTCTATTTATTTGGTCGAGAGCATGGGCATGTGTTTTTTACGAATAAGGCGGGACAGAAAGTCAAATTGCCCATTGATTGGTAA
- a CDS encoding ATP-grasp domain-containing protein: MFLLDAPYVSEFLKKTVKELGQSVLDTPEARALAGDAGLDFIDTVDFSARLGAGEKVLANSENALEHVIRCGCQPNLARQIDICKDKALFRETVADMHPDYRFMRVAFDDLAGLDVSSMPCPFVVKPARGFFSLGVHVVDDHSQWPEVVATIHDEREAMNAEYPEEVVNSGEFIVEQGLDGEEYAIDVYYDDDGEAVITNIMHHHFISEDDISDRLYYTSTNIMKTWLLPFSEYVSEVGRACEFNKFATHIEVRVTTDGEIVPIEANPLRFAGWCVADITHHAWGFNPYECYFENLRPDWDAILEGQEDVATVMVIGDLMPGTEREEIESIDYDGFCSLFSNLLELRKIDYLAYPVFAFAFARMNEADLKALKSALTDDFSRFVEM, encoded by the coding sequence ATGTTTCTTCTCGATGCTCCCTATGTTTCCGAGTTCCTGAAAAAAACAGTCAAGGAACTCGGTCAGTCGGTTTTGGACACCCCTGAAGCTCGCGCTCTTGCTGGTGATGCGGGGCTTGATTTTATCGATACCGTCGATTTTTCTGCCCGTCTTGGGGCTGGTGAAAAGGTTTTGGCCAATTCGGAAAATGCTCTTGAGCATGTCATCCGTTGCGGGTGCCAACCAAATTTGGCGCGTCAGATAGATATCTGTAAAGACAAGGCGTTGTTCCGCGAAACCGTGGCTGACATGCACCCTGACTATCGCTTCATGCGTGTGGCATTTGATGATCTTGCCGGATTGGATGTCTCGTCCATGCCGTGTCCGTTTGTGGTCAAGCCTGCCCGTGGTTTTTTCAGTCTGGGTGTGCATGTTGTAGATGATCACAGTCAGTGGCCCGAAGTGGTGGCTACCATTCACGATGAGCGCGAGGCCATGAATGCCGAATATCCGGAAGAAGTGGTCAATTCGGGCGAATTTATTGTGGAGCAGGGTCTTGATGGCGAAGAATATGCCATTGATGTCTATTATGATGACGATGGTGAGGCCGTGATTACCAATATCATGCACCATCATTTCATCTCCGAAGATGATATCTCGGATCGTCTTTATTACACCTCGACCAACATTATGAAAACGTGGTTGCTGCCATTTTCGGAGTATGTATCCGAGGTCGGAAGAGCCTGTGAATTCAATAAATTCGCTACGCATATCGAAGTGCGTGTGACCACGGACGGCGAGATTGTTCCCATTGAGGCGAATCCGCTTCGATTCGCAGGATGGTGCGTGGCCGATATCACCCATCACGCTTGGGGATTCAATCCGTATGAGTGCTACTTTGAAAATTTGCGCCCGGATTGGGATGCCATTTTAGAAGGGCAGGAGGACGTGGCAACAGTCATGGTTATCGGCGATCTCATGCCGGGGACTGAACGAGAGGAAATTGAGTCTATCGATTATGATGGATTTTGTTCATTGTTCAGTAATTTATTGGAATTGAGAAAGATTGACTATTTAGCCTACCCAGTGTTCGCCTTCGCCTTCGCTCGCATGAACGAGGCGGACCTCAAAGCATTGAAGTCCGCCCTCACGGATGATTTCAGTCGATTTGTCGAGATGTAG
- a CDS encoding sigma-54 dependent transcriptional regulator: MAANILVLDDEKNYLLILETILEDEGFNVTTLSDPEMGLAYLEDSEVDIVLTDMKMPGLTGQDVLEHCKKNYPHIPVLIMTAFGSIEAAVEAMRIGAFDYITKPFANEELLLSISKAEQFAATQQENIRLKREIRDRYSKDNIIARGKGMQQVMDMVDRAAPSKSTVLILGESGTGKELIARSIHTSSPRREAPFVTVNCMALNPGVLESELFGHEKGSFTGATAMRKGRFEQANKGTLFLDEIGELTPELQVKLLRVLQEHQIERVGGAETFDVDIRIVAATNKNLQEAVAKGEFREDLFYRLNVVSVFMPPLRERREDIPLLAAHFLEKYTKENEVEISGFSSGAMDYLTAYEWPGNVRQLENVVERCTVLSRADVIHADDLPPEIKDEDAQFKSAVDLLPTKLNLADTMDKIEGALVKRALVKTEFVQVKAAEMLGLSKSNLQYKLKKYSLSGKAK; the protein is encoded by the coding sequence ATGGCTGCGAATATACTGGTTTTAGACGACGAAAAAAACTATCTGCTCATCCTTGAGACTATTCTGGAGGACGAAGGGTTCAACGTGACCACTTTGTCAGACCCGGAAATGGGGTTGGCCTACCTTGAAGACTCCGAGGTAGACATTGTCCTGACCGACATGAAAATGCCCGGCCTGACAGGACAGGATGTGCTGGAACATTGTAAAAAGAACTATCCGCATATTCCGGTGCTGATCATGACCGCTTTCGGGTCGATCGAAGCCGCGGTGGAAGCCATGCGAATTGGTGCATTCGATTACATCACCAAACCCTTTGCCAACGAAGAACTGTTGCTTTCCATTTCCAAGGCCGAGCAGTTTGCGGCCACACAGCAGGAGAACATTCGGCTGAAACGGGAAATCCGTGACCGCTATTCCAAGGACAATATTATTGCGCGTGGCAAGGGCATGCAGCAGGTCATGGATATGGTGGACCGGGCTGCGCCTTCTAAATCCACGGTACTCATTCTCGGTGAATCCGGTACAGGTAAGGAACTTATCGCCCGTTCAATTCATACTTCATCTCCGCGCCGGGAAGCCCCGTTTGTCACGGTCAACTGCATGGCACTGAACCCCGGTGTGTTGGAGTCAGAACTTTTCGGCCATGAAAAAGGGTCCTTTACCGGTGCTACGGCCATGCGCAAAGGTCGTTTTGAGCAAGCCAACAAAGGGACACTTTTTCTCGACGAAATCGGCGAACTGACCCCGGAATTGCAGGTTAAGCTGTTGCGCGTTTTGCAGGAACATCAGATCGAGCGCGTTGGTGGTGCCGAGACCTTTGACGTGGATATTCGCATCGTGGCCGCCACCAATAAGAATTTGCAGGAGGCTGTTGCCAAGGGCGAATTTCGCGAGGACCTGTTTTATCGACTTAATGTGGTTTCCGTATTTATGCCCCCCTTGCGCGAACGGCGTGAGGACATTCCGCTGTTGGCTGCACATTTTCTGGAAAAATATACCAAGGAAAATGAGGTTGAGATCAGTGGTTTTTCTTCCGGTGCCATGGATTATCTGACCGCCTACGAATGGCCTGGTAACGTTCGTCAGCTTGAGAACGTGGTGGAGAGATGCACTGTCTTGTCACGGGCTGATGTTATTCATGCAGATGACTTGCCGCCCGAAATCAAGGATGAGGATGCACAGTTCAAGTCTGCTGTTGATTTGCTGCCTACCAAGTTGAACTTGGCTGACACCATGGATAAAATTGAAGGTGCACTGGTGAAGCGCGCTTTGGTCAAAACCGAGTTCGTGCAGGTCAAGGCAGCTGAGATGCTTGGTTTGTCCAAGTCGAATCTTCAATATAAACTCAAGAAATACAGCCTGTCCGGCAAAGCGAAATAA